A portion of the Oncorhynchus nerka isolate Pitt River linkage group LG27, Oner_Uvic_2.0, whole genome shotgun sequence genome contains these proteins:
- the LOC115112533 gene encoding eukaryotic translation initiation factor 4 gamma 2-like, whose amino-acid sequence FSGIHRCQAAKVESVIAEGGASRFSASSGGGGGRGASQYHPKTVGNSEFLGKAPGSSVQRWVPSRSTRRDANASNEKERHDAIFRKVRGILNKLTPEKFDKLCLELLNVGVDSKLVLKGVILLIVDKALEEPKYSSLYAQLCLRLAEDAPNFDGPSPEIQTPQKQSTTFRRLLISKLQDEFENRAKNVEIYDKHDNPLTSEEEEQHAIAKFKMLGNIKFIGELGKLDLIHESILHKCIKTLLEKKKRVQLKDMGEDLECLCQIMRTVGPRLDHEKARSLMDQYFGRMKSLMNNKDLPARIRFLVQDSVELRGNNWVARKAFIDNGPKTINQIRQEAVKDLGVFIPPMAQGMRTDFFLEGPFMPRMKLDRETLGGLADMFGQMPGSGIGTGPGVIQDRYSPTMGRHRTNPLFNGHSGHTAPATQSQFEMGGKPLIKSNQGQNQIFQNQNHSQQQQAQSKDMAPRFIKKGSLNADEISLRPAQSFLLNTNQVPKLQPQIPTMIPPSAQPPRTQTPPLGQPPLLGLKTNPPPIQEKPPKTTKKPPPAKEELLKMTETIVTDYLNSKNIDEAVNCVREMKAPKHFLPEMLSKIVICSLDCPDEDKEHASTLIHTLRTEGLVTGESFMRAFLSVLDQCPKIEVDVPLVKSYLAQFAARAIIADLVSMDELAHPLENGTHFPLFLLCLQQTAKLKDREWLTDLFQQSKVNMQKMLPEIDQNKDRMLEILGGKGLSFLFPLMKLEKELLKQIKTDPSPQSIYKWIKDNISPKLHTDKGFVNILMTSFLQYIAQEINANEEEDQLSAPTKEQLDQEKQLLLAFKPVMQKFLHDHQDLQVSALYALQVHCNAKTFPKGMLLRYFVHFYDMEIIEEEAFLAWKEDITQEFPGKGKALFQVNQWLTWLETAEEEESEEEAD is encoded by the exons ttttcgGGAATTCATCGTTGTCAAGCCGCCAAAGTGGAGAGTGTGATTGCAGAAGGGGGTGCTTCTCGTTTCAG TGCTTCTTCGGGTGGGGGAGGAGGTAGGGGTGCCTCTCAGTACCATCCCAAGACTGTCGGCAACAG CGAGTTCCTGGGGAAAGCCCCAGGATCTAGCGTTCAGAGATGGGTTCCTTCACGAAGCACTAGACGAGATGCCAATGCCTCCAATGAAAAAGAACGACATGATGCAATCTTCAGGAAAGTGAGAGG CATACTTAATAAACTGACCCCCGAGAAGTTTGACAAGCTATGCCTTGAGCTCCTGAATGTGGGCGTAGATTCAAAACTCGTCCTAAAAGGAGTGATCTTGCTG ATTGTTGACAAAGCCCTCGAAGAGCCCAAGTATAGCTCGCTTTATGCTCAGCTATGTCTGCGCTTGGCAGAGGACGCACCGAACTTTGACGGCCCATCGCCAGAGATCCAAACGCCACAAAAACAAAGCACC ACATTCAGGAGACTTTTGATTTCTAAGCTTCAAGATGAATTTGAGAACCGCGCCAAAAATGTTGAAA TCTATGACAAACATGACAACCCTCTTACCTCTGAGGAAGAGGAGCAGCACGCCATTGCCAAGTTTAAGATGCTGGGCAATATCAAATTCATCGGGGAACTTGGCAAACTCGATCTTATCCATGAATCTATCCTTCATAAGTGCATCAAAACA cttttggAAAAGAAGAAGAGAGTCCAACTTAAGGATATGGGGGAAGATTTGGAGTGCCTCTGTCAGATAATGAGAACAGTGGGGCCTAGACTCGATCATGAAAAGGCTAGG TCTTTAATGGATCAGTACTTTGGCCGTATGAAATCCTTAATGAACAACAAGGACTTGCCGGCACGGATTCGTTTCCTGGTGCAGGATTCAGTGGAGTTGAGAGGGAACAATTGGGTGGCTCGCAAAGCTTTTATCGATAATGGACCAAAGACGATTAACCAGATTCGTCAGGAAGCAGTAAAA GATTTGGGTGTTTTTATTCCACCAATGGCCCAGGGAATGAGGACTGACTTCTTTTTGGAGGGGCCCTTCATGCCTAGGATGAAACTTGACAGGGAAACTCTTGGGGGGTTGGCGGATATGTTTGGACAGATGCCAG GGAGTGGGATCGGCACAGGCCCTGGAGTGATTCAGGACCGGTATTCACCCACCATGGGCCGTCACCGCACCAACCCACTCTTCAATGGCCACAGTGGGCACACAGCCCCTGCTACCCAGTCTCAGTTCGAGATGGGAGGCAAGCCCTTAATCAAATCTAACCAG GGGCAGAATCAAATTTTCCAGAACCAGAATCACTCGCAGCAACAGCAGGCTCAGTCTAAGGACATGGCACCGCGTTTCATCAAGAAAGGATCGCTCAACGCTGATGAG ATCAGTCTAAGGCCGGCACAGTCATTCCTTCTCAACACAAACCAAGTCCCAAAGTTGCAGCCACAGATACCAACAATGATTCCGCCAAGTGCTCAACCTCCACGCACTCAAACACCACCACTGGGACAG CCTCCTCTGCTTGGTCTGAAAACCAACCCTCCTCCAATTCAGGAAAAACCTCCAAAGACCACCAAGAAACCGCCTCCTGCAAAGGAAGAGTTGCTTAAGATGACC GAGACCATAGTGACAGATTACCTGAACAGCAAAAACATTGATGAAGCTGTGAACTGTGTAAGAGAGATGAAGGCTCCCAAACACTTCCTGCCTGAGATGTTGAGCAAGATCGTGATCTGTTCTCTTGACTGCCCAGATGAAGACAAGGAGCATGCCAGCACCTTGATCCACACACTCCGCACAGAGGGCCTTGTTACTGGGGAGAGCTTCATGCGG gcttTCCTCAGTGTTCTGGACCAGTGTCCCAAGATCGAAGTGGACGTTCCTCTGGTGAAGTCCTACCTGGCCCAGTTTGCAGCTCGAGCCATCATCGCAGACCTGGTGAGCATGGATGAGCTGGCCCACCCTCTGGAGAATGGCACCCATTTTCCCCTCTTCCTGCTTTGTCTGCAACAGACTGCCAAGCTGAAGGATCGAGAGTGGCTCACTGATCTATTCCAGCAAAGCAAGGTCAACATGCAGAAGATGCTGCCTG AAATCGACCAAAACAAAGATCGCATGCTAGAGATCTTGGGGGGCAAAGGCCTGAGCTTCTTATTCCCACTCATGAAGCTGGAAAAGGAACTGCTGAAGCAGATCAAAACAGACCCCTCTCCCCAGTCCATCTACAAGTGGATCAAGGACAACATCTCCCCTAAGCTCCACACCGACAAGGGCTTCGTCAACATCCTCATGACCAG TTTCTTGCAGTACATTGCCCAAGAGATAAATGCCAATGAGGAAGAAGACCAGTTATCAGCCCCCACTAAAGAACAGCTGGACCAGGAGAAGCAGCTGCTGCTGGCCTTCAAGCCAGTGATGCAGAAGTTCCTGCATGATCACCAGGACCTGCAAGTCAGTGCCCTCTACGCACTGCAGGTCCACTGCAACGCTAAAACTTTCCCTAAAG GCATGTTACTGCGCTATTTTGTCCACTTCTACGATATGGAAATCATTGAAGAAGAAGCCTTCCTTGCATGGAAAGAAGACATAACTCAAGAGTTTCCTGGAAA